In Paenibacillus kyungheensis, the following are encoded in one genomic region:
- the abgT gene encoding p-aminobenzoyl-glutamate transporter produces the protein MSQTPVQSPSSPGKIFTWVEKIGNKIPNPFLLFVYLIIILMLATAILSWLHVSVKDPTNGESVVVKNLLSAEGIQWILPNIIKNFSGFTPLGSILALVLGAGLAEKVGLLQALMLKMASRVSAKYASYMVLFIAFFSHISSDAALVIMPPLGALMFLAVGRHPIAGLMAAIAGVGSGFTANLLVVTTDVLLSGISTEAAKAVNSTISVSVLDNWFFMATSVIVLTITGAIVTDKFVEPRLPKYQGTDQDKMEALTPIQNKGLLASGIAAIVFIGVMLLLILPSNGILRNPETGSIVPSPFMSGIVPIIIIFFFVVAVTYGVVTKQIRNQGDIPLLLIDPMKGMAGFIVMVFPLSQFVAFFNWSNMGKFIALGLTDILEKTNMTGMPAFLGLMFLSALLCMFIASGSAIWSILAPVFVPMFMLLGYHPAFAQMIFRIADSSVIPFAPMSPFLPLFLGFLQRYQKNARLGTYYSLILPYPIVFLIVWSLMLIVWYMLGLPIGPGVYPRLADS, from the coding sequence TTGCATGTGTCGGTAAAAGATCCGACGAATGGAGAATCAGTTGTTGTCAAAAACTTGCTTAGTGCAGAAGGCATTCAGTGGATTCTACCTAATATCATCAAAAATTTTAGCGGATTTACGCCTTTAGGTTCGATTCTGGCATTGGTATTAGGAGCAGGATTAGCAGAAAAAGTAGGGCTGTTACAAGCGTTAATGTTGAAAATGGCTTCTCGCGTCAGTGCCAAGTATGCCAGTTATATGGTGTTGTTTATCGCCTTTTTCAGTCACATTTCTTCAGATGCAGCGTTAGTCATTATGCCTCCACTGGGAGCACTAATGTTCCTAGCAGTAGGTCGTCATCCGATTGCAGGCTTGATGGCGGCTATTGCAGGCGTAGGTTCTGGATTTACAGCGAATTTACTGGTGGTGACGACAGATGTATTGCTATCTGGAATCAGTACAGAAGCCGCCAAAGCAGTAAACAGCACGATTAGTGTCAGTGTATTGGACAACTGGTTTTTTATGGCGACATCGGTTATTGTGCTGACGATTACAGGAGCAATCGTTACCGATAAATTTGTAGAGCCTCGATTGCCTAAATATCAAGGAACCGATCAAGACAAGATGGAAGCTTTGACGCCTATTCAAAATAAAGGTCTACTTGCAAGCGGTATAGCGGCAATTGTATTTATTGGTGTGATGTTATTATTGATTTTGCCTAGCAACGGTATTCTTCGAAATCCCGAAACAGGTTCGATTGTGCCTTCGCCATTTATGTCTGGTATTGTGCCAATTATTATTATTTTCTTTTTTGTAGTTGCTGTTACTTATGGTGTTGTAACCAAGCAGATTCGTAATCAAGGCGATATTCCACTGTTGTTGATTGATCCGATGAAAGGAATGGCTGGCTTTATTGTGATGGTCTTTCCATTATCTCAATTTGTGGCTTTCTTCAACTGGAGTAATATGGGGAAATTTATTGCTTTAGGATTAACAGATATATTAGAAAAAACAAATATGACAGGCATGCCTGCTTTTCTAGGATTGATGTTCTTGTCTGCTCTACTATGTATGTTTATCGCCAGTGGATCAGCGATCTGGTCGATTCTGGCACCTGTATTTGTACCGATGTTTATGTTGCTCGGTTATCATCCAGCATTTGCGCAAATGATCTTCCGTATCGCTGATTCGTCAGTGATTCCTTTCGCTCCAATGTCACCATTCCTTCCATTGTTTTTAGGATTTTTACAGCGATATCAGAAAAATGCACGTTTAGGCACGTATTATTCACTTATTTTACCGTATCCGATCGTTTTCCTGATCGTCTGGTCGTTGATGTTGATTGTCTGGTATATGTTAGGGCTTCCGATTGGCCCGGGTGTGTATCCGCGATTAGCTGATTCATAA
- a CDS encoding M20 family metallopeptidase: MINTDTIHRSIDDRQHKWTAMSDQIWEYAETRFEEKQSAELLCLALEHEGFHVERGSGGIETAFIASYGSGQPVIALLGEYDALSGLSQQSGSATEQAIVAGGNGHGCGHNLLGTGALAAAVAVKDYMEQHGLAGTVRYYGCPAEEGGSGKTFMAREGLFDDVDSAVTWHPMDYHSVMSVHTLANFQIYYKFKGKSAHAAASPHLGRSALDAVELMNIGVNYLREHIIQEARIHYAVTHTGGLSPNVVQANAEVLYLIRAPHVREAADIMERVHDIAKGAALMTGTEVEIVFDKACSNIIPNTTLEQVVYDQFAQFPIPEHTSEELALATAVQNTLTAQEKKGSPHLPATLQGKVLADHVNPYLHGLMLYGSTDVSDVSWITPTVQCTTACFAIGTMPHSWQWVTLGATSIAHKGMLYASKIMAATAIEIMQNPQLRQTAQAELKERLQGETYVCPIPADVVPSATK; encoded by the coding sequence ATGATCAATACCGATACGATTCATCGCTCTATTGATGATCGTCAACACAAATGGACAGCGATGAGTGATCAGATCTGGGAATATGCAGAGACTCGTTTTGAAGAAAAGCAATCTGCTGAATTGTTATGCCTTGCTCTAGAGCACGAAGGATTCCATGTGGAGCGTGGAAGTGGAGGTATTGAGACTGCATTTATAGCCAGTTATGGAAGTGGTCAACCTGTAATCGCTTTGTTAGGGGAATATGATGCATTATCCGGACTTAGTCAGCAATCAGGTAGTGCAACTGAACAAGCGATCGTGGCAGGTGGCAATGGTCATGGATGTGGTCATAATCTGCTTGGAACAGGTGCATTAGCGGCGGCGGTTGCTGTTAAAGATTATATGGAGCAACATGGATTAGCCGGAACGGTTCGTTATTACGGTTGTCCTGCGGAAGAAGGCGGCTCTGGCAAAACATTTATGGCGCGCGAAGGATTATTTGACGATGTGGACAGTGCAGTCACATGGCATCCTATGGATTATCATAGTGTGATGTCGGTTCATACGCTGGCGAACTTTCAGATTTATTATAAATTTAAAGGCAAAAGCGCTCATGCCGCTGCAAGTCCGCATCTGGGAAGAAGTGCGCTTGATGCGGTAGAACTGATGAATATTGGTGTGAATTACTTGCGAGAACATATTATTCAAGAAGCTCGTATTCATTATGCAGTGACTCATACCGGTGGTTTATCGCCTAATGTGGTACAAGCAAATGCAGAAGTGCTGTATCTGATTCGTGCGCCTCATGTACGAGAAGCCGCTGATATTATGGAAAGAGTTCATGATATCGCTAAAGGTGCAGCACTGATGACAGGCACAGAAGTAGAGATTGTATTTGATAAAGCATGTTCAAATATTATTCCGAATACCACGCTAGAACAGGTTGTGTATGACCAATTTGCTCAATTTCCGATTCCTGAACATACTTCAGAAGAATTAGCATTGGCTACTGCGGTGCAAAATACATTAACAGCGCAAGAAAAAAAGGGCAGTCCACATCTACCAGCTACCCTTCAGGGTAAAGTGTTAGCAGATCATGTGAATCCATATCTGCATGGACTCATGTTATACGGATCAACCGATGTATCAGATGTAAGCTGGATTACGCCTACAGTGCAGTGTACAACCGCTTGCTTTGCTATTGGTACGATGCCTCATAGCTGGCAATGGGTGACGTTAGGAGCAACTTCTATTGCTCATAAAGGTATGCTCTATGCCAGTAAAATTATGGCGGCTACCGCTATCGAAATTATGCAAAATCCTCAATTGCGTCAAACTGCACAAGCAGAACTAAAAGAGCGATTGCAAGGCGAGACGTATGTATGTCCGATTCCGGCAGATGTTGTTCCTTCTGCGACCAAATAA
- a CDS encoding amidohydrolase: MLNIIELRRDLHQHPELGFTEYRTASIVVQTLKSLGYDVIYGQDAIDGDSRRGLPSDKVLEESYQRALEHGADPDIVGNMRGGYTAVVGTLTGKRSGPTLAFRFDMDALPIVESKDQDHFPQQHTFVSHFPGNMHACAHDGHTTIGLGVAEALSQQEFAGTIKLIFQPAEEGVRGAYAMVEKGILDDVDYLFCAHLGCEVPTGQLHGGTTGYLATTKLAAHFQGVASHAGATPEKGRNALLGAATALLNIHSIPRYSTGDTRINVGVLEGGTAANIIPEHARMVIETRSESEEVNSELEQRVRTIIEHSAGMHGLEYDVEVVGGAIPITCDEDMIQIAREEAVGIEGVHTIPEESAYSTGSEDASYMLRRVQENGGKATYMIIGGSNPAPHHHPKFDIEEAALPIGIEWFRRIAMRILR, encoded by the coding sequence ATGTTAAACATCATTGAATTACGCCGAGATTTGCATCAACATCCTGAATTGGGATTTACCGAATATCGTACAGCTTCGATTGTTGTACAGACTTTAAAATCGTTAGGGTATGACGTGATCTATGGGCAAGATGCGATTGATGGAGACAGTCGGCGCGGATTACCAAGCGACAAAGTACTGGAAGAATCGTATCAACGTGCACTAGAACATGGCGCTGACCCAGATATTGTAGGTAATATGCGTGGTGGATATACGGCGGTCGTCGGCACGTTAACAGGAAAGCGTTCAGGGCCGACACTGGCTTTTCGTTTTGATATGGATGCACTGCCTATTGTAGAAAGTAAAGATCAAGATCATTTTCCACAACAACATACATTTGTCTCGCATTTTCCAGGGAATATGCATGCTTGCGCGCATGATGGTCATACAACGATCGGACTGGGTGTTGCAGAAGCGTTAAGCCAGCAAGAGTTCGCGGGAACGATCAAGTTGATTTTTCAGCCAGCCGAAGAAGGGGTACGCGGTGCTTATGCTATGGTCGAAAAAGGGATATTGGACGATGTGGATTATCTATTTTGCGCTCATCTGGGTTGTGAAGTGCCTACCGGTCAATTGCATGGAGGAACAACAGGCTATCTGGCAACGACCAAGTTAGCAGCCCATTTTCAAGGAGTAGCTTCGCATGCAGGAGCAACACCGGAAAAAGGACGGAATGCACTGCTTGGAGCGGCAACCGCTTTGCTTAATATTCATAGTATTCCACGATATAGCACAGGAGATACACGAATCAATGTAGGGGTACTGGAAGGCGGTACAGCGGCCAATATTATTCCTGAACATGCGCGTATGGTTATCGAGACTCGCTCTGAATCGGAAGAGGTCAATAGTGAGCTAGAGCAACGTGTGCGTACAATTATTGAACATAGCGCAGGTATGCATGGATTGGAGTATGACGTTGAAGTAGTAGGTGGAGCCATACCGATTACTTGCGATGAAGATATGATACAAATTGCTCGAGAAGAAGCGGTCGGTATCGAAGGTGTGCATACAATTCCTGAAGAAAGTGCTTATTCTACCGGCAGTGAAGATGCCAGTTATATGTTACGACGTGTGCAGGAAAATGGCGGTAAAGCGACTTATATGATTATAGGAGGCAGTAATCCTGCTCCTCATCATCATCCGAAGTTTGATATTGAAGAAGCGGCATTACCGATCGGAATCGAATGGTTCCGCCGAATCGCGATGCGTATTCTGCGTTAA